In Leuconostocaceae bacterium ESL0723, the following proteins share a genomic window:
- a CDS encoding HD domain-containing protein, which translates to MNETQLNQIQTYAYQQLAQDQSGHGTDHIQRVVALAKKILATESEANARLVEATALLHDSYDDKLFADQAAAKQNTQDFLAEIGLTDTEIGQIFYIIDNMSWSKGLDGAKPLDLNGQIVQDADRLDAIGAIATTRALAYGFAHDRVLYDPTIAPRDPQSKAAYRDARENTTINHFYEKLLKVKDQLNTQAARDLAESRHQFMVDFLNQFKAEWDLKR; encoded by the coding sequence ATGAACGAAACTCAGCTAAATCAAATCCAAACATACGCATACCAGCAGTTAGCCCAGGATCAAAGTGGGCATGGTACTGACCACATCCAACGGGTTGTGGCCCTGGCTAAGAAAATTTTAGCAACCGAGTCCGAAGCAAATGCCCGTCTGGTTGAAGCCACGGCCCTCCTCCACGACAGCTATGATGATAAATTATTTGCTGACCAGGCGGCTGCCAAACAAAACACCCAGGACTTTTTGGCCGAAATCGGCCTAACTGACACCGAGATTGGCCAAATCTTCTATATCATCGACAACATGTCCTGGTCTAAGGGCCTGGATGGCGCGAAACCACTTGACCTGAACGGCCAGATTGTCCAGGATGCTGACCGTCTGGATGCCATTGGCGCGATTGCGACCACCCGGGCCCTAGCCTACGGTTTTGCCCACGACCGGGTGTTATATGATCCGACCATTGCACCACGAGACCCTCAGTCCAAAGCCGCCTACCGTGATGCCCGTGAAAATACCACAATAAACCATTTCTACGAAAAGCTGCTCAAGGTTAAGGACCAACTCAACACCCAGGCCGCCCGGGACCTAGCTGAATCCCGCCACCAATTTATGGTCGACTTCCTAAACCAATTCAAGGCAGAATGGGATTTAAAGCGGTAA
- a CDS encoding transporter substrate-binding domain-containing protein, which yields MKKIIIILVGIAVVIAAIFGFTQLNQDKKSYTITKGTFTVGLEGTYAPFSYLKDGKLTGFEVELAQDLGDKMGLKTKFVQTKWDSLIAGLGANRYDAVINNIGINPERKKAYLLSDPYVYPRTVLIKRSTDNQLNGLDDIKGKKMAQSTTSNYGKLAKEKGGDIVAVPGMVEAMNLLTTDRAEGSLNDFAAFQAWKQANPGSDLTTIDVSKHVTSYPSGVLINKDNKELQKKVNKALKELREDGTLKKLSEKYFGEDLTNKQ from the coding sequence ATGAAAAAAATCATCATTATCCTAGTCGGCATCGCCGTCGTGATTGCCGCCATCTTTGGCTTCACCCAGCTCAACCAGGACAAAAAGTCCTACACCATCACCAAGGGCACCTTCACGGTCGGCTTGGAAGGGACTTATGCACCTTTCTCCTACCTTAAAGATGGTAAGCTGACTGGCTTTGAAGTTGAACTTGCCCAAGATCTCGGTGACAAGATGGGCTTGAAGACCAAGTTCGTCCAGACCAAGTGGGATTCTCTGATTGCTGGCCTGGGTGCCAACCGTTACGATGCCGTTATCAACAACATCGGTATCAACCCCGAACGTAAAAAGGCCTACCTGCTGAGTGACCCATACGTTTACCCACGCACGGTCCTGATCAAGCGCAGCACCGATAACCAATTAAATGGCTTAGATGACATTAAGGGCAAGAAGATGGCCCAGTCAACCACGTCAAACTACGGTAAGCTGGCCAAGGAAAAGGGTGGTGACATCGTGGCCGTGCCAGGCATGGTTGAAGCCATGAACCTCCTAACCACCGATCGGGCCGAAGGGTCACTGAATGACTTTGCCGCCTTCCAAGCATGGAAGCAAGCCAACCCTGGTTCTGACCTAACCACAATTGACGTCAGCAAGCATGTTACTTCTTATCCTTCCGGTGTCCTCATTAACAAGGACAACAAGGAACTCCAAAAGAAGGTTAACAAGGCCCTCAAGGAACTCCGTGAAGACGGTACGCTTAAGAAGCTGTCTGAAAAGTACTTTGGTGAAGATCTGACAAACAAGCAGTAA
- a CDS encoding amino acid ABC transporter permease: MSEFIDLAIKYLPSLLKAAIQYTLPLAAISFFFGLIFAVITAVIRLAKMPQNEWAAAFLKILKAVAATYVWFFRSTPMLVQLFIVFYGLPNAHITFFSNAWVSAITVFSLNTGAYASESIRAAITSVPEVQKEAALSLGMTNWQVYWDVVFPQAARISIPPLSNSLISLVKDTSLASVITIVEMFYLSQQIAAQNYHILSMYILAALVYAFLTSILAIIQHYLERYTSRFAQ, from the coding sequence ATGTCTGAATTTATTGATCTGGCAATTAAATACCTGCCCAGCCTGCTCAAGGCGGCCATCCAATACACGCTGCCCCTGGCTGCAATTTCCTTCTTCTTTGGGTTAATTTTCGCCGTTATCACGGCCGTGATTCGACTGGCTAAGATGCCCCAAAACGAGTGGGCAGCGGCCTTCTTAAAGATATTAAAGGCCGTGGCCGCCACCTATGTCTGGTTCTTCCGTTCCACGCCAATGCTGGTGCAACTGTTCATCGTCTTTTACGGACTGCCCAACGCCCACATCACCTTCTTCTCCAATGCCTGGGTTTCAGCGATTACGGTTTTCTCTTTGAACACCGGCGCCTATGCTTCGGAATCAATCCGGGCTGCGATTACTTCAGTGCCCGAGGTCCAGAAGGAAGCCGCCCTGTCACTGGGCATGACCAACTGGCAGGTTTACTGGGACGTGGTCTTCCCTCAGGCGGCGCGGATTTCCATTCCGCCCCTGAGCAACTCTCTGATTTCCCTGGTCAAGGACACTTCCCTGGCCTCGGTAATCACCATCGTGGAAATGTTTTACCTTAGTCAACAGATCGCGGCTCAAAACTACCACATCCTGTCCATGTACATTCTGGCCGCCCTGGTCTATGCCTTCCTGACATCGATCTTGGCCATTATCCAGCACTACTTGGAGCGTTACACCTCGAGGTTTGCCCAATGA
- a CDS encoding amino acid ABC transporter ATP-binding protein has product MIIVKDLTKQYPDKVALNHISAEFPRHQTTAIVGPSGSGKSTLLRSLNLLDRPTSGEMTIDDLHVDFSQALSNATVLKVRRHFGMVFQEKALFTHLNVLHNLTEGPVKVKKMPKAEAAKQAQALLDQFHMGNLAERYPYQLSGGQQQRVAILRALAMQPEYLLLDEPTSALDPELEAQVLRVLRSLAEQNTSMLIVTHNMRFAQLVADRVLFIDDGKVGFHGSSEDFFSSDSPRIKQFLGAMTF; this is encoded by the coding sequence ATGATTATCGTCAAAGACCTAACCAAACAATATCCAGATAAGGTGGCCTTGAACCACATCTCGGCCGAATTTCCCCGCCACCAGACCACGGCCATTGTCGGCCCCTCTGGTTCGGGTAAGTCGACCCTGCTGCGTTCGTTAAACCTCTTAGACCGGCCAACCAGTGGGGAAATGACCATTGATGATCTTCACGTTGATTTCAGTCAGGCCCTGAGCAACGCCACCGTTTTGAAAGTCCGCCGTCACTTTGGCATGGTCTTTCAGGAAAAGGCCCTCTTCACCCACCTCAATGTCTTACACAATTTGACTGAGGGACCGGTTAAAGTGAAAAAAATGCCCAAAGCGGAGGCTGCTAAACAGGCCCAGGCCCTGCTGGACCAGTTCCACATGGGTAACCTGGCCGAGCGCTACCCTTACCAACTTTCTGGTGGGCAGCAGCAACGTGTCGCTATCCTGCGGGCCCTGGCCATGCAACCAGAGTACCTGCTCCTGGATGAGCCAACCAGTGCCCTCGACCCTGAGTTAGAAGCTCAGGTGCTGCGGGTCCTGCGTAGCTTGGCCGAGCAAAACACCTCGATGCTGATTGTGACCCACAACATGCGTTTTGCCCAACTAGTCGCTGACCGGGTCCTCTTCATTGACGATGGTAAGGTTGGCTTCCACGGCAGCAGTGAGGACTTCTTTAGTTCCGATAGCCCACGTATTAAGCAGTTCCTAGGAGCGATGACCTTCTAA
- a CDS encoding DNA/RNA non-specific endonuclease, with protein sequence MQSDNPNTPIMPRKFWLILGVLALILAAIVAWQLLAHHQSKSTSVTATDNQALLALKWDGTLDGDLVHVNQDKASFTDQELKEQFPSEGTKLRPVDGLAISPLDSQGRSQQANFIASSDSLKQVTKRPARIANDVRPSGWNINDTYNGQRWVGGYHDNPQVYLGGSNQALWNKSHLVGYQFFGMPTMATENMITGTRVENAYPGQLVPEDDIRYALKQNPNVTIRGQVTPLYQGDDRIARGVHYMAKSVEDNGRTLNLNYWIFNVQPGIVINYQTGQVQIQDSAKVRSTEKARQTAVLFLCLG encoded by the coding sequence ATGCAGTCCGACAATCCAAACACGCCCATCATGCCGCGTAAATTCTGGCTGATTTTAGGTGTTCTCGCCTTGATTTTGGCCGCAATCGTGGCCTGGCAGCTCTTGGCCCACCACCAGTCCAAATCGACCAGTGTTACCGCGACAGACAACCAGGCCTTATTAGCCTTAAAGTGGGATGGCACCCTGGATGGTGACCTCGTCCATGTCAACCAGGACAAGGCCAGTTTTACCGACCAGGAATTAAAGGAACAGTTCCCCAGTGAAGGTACCAAGCTGCGGCCAGTAGATGGTTTAGCCATTTCACCCTTGGATAGCCAGGGGCGGTCACAACAGGCCAACTTCATCGCCAGTTCGGACAGCCTCAAACAGGTCACAAAACGACCAGCCCGGATTGCTAACGATGTCCGCCCCTCGGGTTGGAACATCAACGATACCTATAATGGTCAGCGCTGGGTTGGCGGTTACCACGACAATCCCCAGGTTTATCTGGGTGGTAGCAACCAGGCCCTGTGGAATAAGTCCCACCTAGTCGGTTACCAGTTCTTCGGCATGCCAACCATGGCGACCGAAAACATGATTACCGGGACCCGGGTGGAAAACGCCTATCCCGGCCAGCTGGTACCCGAAGATGATATCCGCTACGCCCTAAAGCAAAACCCTAATGTCACCATTCGCGGCCAGGTCACACCCCTTTACCAGGGTGACGACCGCATCGCCCGCGGCGTGCATTACATGGCCAAGTCAGTTGAAGACAACGGTCGCACGCTGAACTTAAATTACTGGATTTTTAATGTCCAACCCGGTATCGTGATTAACTATCAAACCGGCCAGGTCCAAATCCAAGATTCAGCCAAAGTACGGAGTACTGAAAAAGCACGGCAAACAGCCGTGCTTTTTTTGTGTCTAGGTTAA
- a CDS encoding NAD(P)/FAD-dependent oxidoreductase, translating into MTETYDIAVIGGGPVGMFAAFYASLRDCKVALIEALPDLGGQPLALYPEKKVYDVPGLAGLTSREMVVKLKEQLDLFDVDVYRDSTVTDLVSQGSDFDLTIKGSEQIAAHSVVLATGKGSFQPRKIQLSNHEELLNNGLAYFASHPQDVTGKTVAVVGGGDSAVDTALLLNEHAAKTYLVHRRDKFRAMEQSVKALQHSSVDVQTPRKVAAITQAGDHLDLTLEAVTGGDAQTLPVDLVVVQYGFIAQDKNMRNWDVQFDRQPDGLVVARNQATNQAGIFAIGDVVANLDRTDLIAVGLGQAPVAVNAAVHYFDPDRGGPGHSSDLNLT; encoded by the coding sequence ATGACAGAAACCTATGACATCGCCGTAATTGGCGGCGGACCAGTGGGCATGTTTGCGGCCTTTTATGCCAGCCTGCGGGATTGTAAGGTTGCCTTGATTGAGGCCCTGCCTGATTTGGGTGGTCAGCCCCTTGCCCTTTATCCCGAAAAGAAGGTTTACGATGTGCCCGGTTTGGCCGGATTAACCTCCCGTGAAATGGTAGTAAAACTCAAGGAACAACTTGATCTCTTTGACGTCGACGTCTATCGGGATAGTACCGTGACCGATTTGGTATCCCAGGGTTCTGACTTTGACCTGACTATCAAAGGGAGTGAGCAGATTGCCGCCCACTCGGTGGTCCTAGCCACCGGTAAGGGCTCCTTCCAACCCCGAAAAATCCAGCTCAGTAACCACGAGGAATTACTAAACAATGGTCTGGCATACTTTGCCAGTCACCCCCAAGACGTGACCGGCAAAACGGTGGCCGTGGTTGGCGGTGGCGACTCAGCCGTAGATACCGCCCTCCTGTTAAATGAGCATGCAGCCAAGACCTACCTGGTGCACCGCCGTGATAAATTCCGGGCCATGGAGCAAAGCGTAAAGGCACTGCAGCATTCCAGCGTGGACGTGCAGACACCACGGAAGGTGGCGGCCATTACCCAAGCGGGCGACCATTTGGATTTGACCCTGGAAGCCGTTACCGGCGGGGATGCCCAAACCCTGCCCGTTGACCTAGTGGTGGTCCAGTACGGCTTCATTGCCCAGGACAAGAACATGCGTAACTGGGACGTTCAGTTCGACCGCCAGCCTGATGGTCTGGTGGTGGCCCGTAATCAGGCGACGAACCAGGCTGGTATCTTTGCCATTGGGGATGTAGTCGCTAACTTGGATCGGACCGACCTGATTGCGGTGGGACTGGGACAGGCACCGGTGGCGGTCAACGCGGCCGTACACTACTTTGATCCTGACCGGGGCGGCCCTGGTCACTCTAGTGATTTAAACTTAACCTAG
- a CDS encoding nucleoside hydrolase translates to MAQRKMILDLDTGIDDALALAVAVAHPDVDLIGVVASYGNTLVAEAGQNTLNLLHLLGHDDVPVYLGAEHATTEKDFEVMPISQAIHGKNGIGEAQLATSPRPLESQSGIDFIIEAAHQYGDDLILVPTGPLTNLALAEQKDSSIGQLIGQTTIMGGALTVPGNVTPFTEANINQDPEAADQVFTHQKNFTMVGLDVTLRTLLTKDYTAQWRDLGTEAGEKYAQLMDFYIDAYYNLDIDKKGAALHDPLAVAVAVDPSYVTELPLAMRVTFDKKTGDYGRTIGDKTKLLEPTDSKAAILVDTDRFVADFQKWMLTVLK, encoded by the coding sequence ATGGCACAGCGAAAAATGATTCTAGACCTAGACACAGGGATTGACGATGCTCTGGCACTGGCGGTGGCGGTCGCCCATCCGGACGTCGATTTAATCGGGGTAGTCGCCAGTTACGGCAACACCCTGGTGGCAGAAGCTGGCCAAAACACCTTAAACCTGCTCCACCTGCTCGGTCACGACGATGTCCCAGTCTACCTGGGCGCTGAACATGCCACCACAGAGAAGGACTTTGAAGTCATGCCAATTTCCCAGGCCATCCACGGCAAAAACGGGATTGGCGAGGCCCAATTAGCCACTAGTCCCCGGCCACTGGAAAGCCAGAGCGGCATCGACTTTATCATCGAGGCCGCCCACCAGTATGGCGATGACCTTATTTTAGTGCCAACTGGTCCCCTGACCAATCTGGCACTGGCCGAGCAAAAGGATTCTAGCATCGGGCAACTGATTGGCCAGACTACCATCATGGGTGGTGCCCTGACCGTGCCCGGTAATGTGACCCCCTTTACTGAAGCCAATATCAACCAAGACCCTGAAGCCGCTGACCAGGTCTTTACCCACCAGAAAAACTTCACCATGGTTGGCCTAGATGTCACTTTGCGGACCCTGCTCACCAAGGACTATACCGCACAGTGGCGGGACCTCGGGACTGAAGCTGGGGAAAAGTACGCCCAGCTGATGGACTTTTACATCGATGCCTATTATAACCTAGACATCGACAAGAAGGGGGCCGCCCTTCATGATCCACTGGCCGTGGCCGTGGCAGTTGACCCCAGTTATGTGACTGAATTGCCCCTGGCCATGCGAGTTACCTTTGACAAAAAGACGGGTGATTATGGCCGGACGATTGGCGACAAGACCAAGCTGTTAGAACCAACCGACAGCAAGGCGGCCATCCTGGTCGACACCGACCGCTTCGTGGCCGACTTTCAAAAGTGGATGTTAACTGTATTGAAGTAA
- a CDS encoding methylated-DNA--[protein]-cysteine S-methyltransferase, which translates to MTCFKQVYQSPLGTMVLVGDDQYLMGLFFEDQPALVDTTGVAVGWTKPLLAARDWLDDYFAGRRPAVNRVPIKPELTPFRTKVIQALQQVSYGQTTTYRQLSDQIQAGVSHPQNKARAVGGAVGHNPILLLVPCHRVIGQDGSLTGYSAGLTRKKWLLDFEQ; encoded by the coding sequence ATGACTTGCTTTAAGCAGGTTTACCAGTCACCACTGGGAACAATGGTCCTGGTTGGTGATGACCAGTATTTAATGGGGTTGTTCTTTGAGGACCAGCCGGCTCTGGTGGATACGACTGGGGTAGCGGTGGGCTGGACTAAGCCCCTGTTAGCCGCCCGCGACTGGTTAGACGATTACTTTGCTGGTCGCCGCCCCGCGGTGAATCGGGTACCAATTAAGCCGGAATTAACACCATTTAGGACTAAGGTAATCCAGGCCCTCCAGCAGGTGTCATATGGTCAGACAACGACCTACCGCCAGTTATCCGATCAAATCCAGGCCGGTGTCTCGCATCCGCAAAATAAGGCCCGCGCCGTCGGCGGGGCGGTTGGTCATAACCCAATCTTGCTGCTGGTTCCTTGCCACCGGGTGATTGGCCAGGATGGTTCCTTAACTGGTTACTCCGCTGGTCTGACCCGTAAGAAATGGCTTTTAGATTTTGAGCAATAG
- a CDS encoding deoxynucleoside kinase, translating into MIVLAGTIGAGKTSLTEILARELPATAFYESVDDNPILPLFYKDPKRYGFLLQIYFLNSRLDQIRQAQALPASILDRSIFEDVLLFQLNADLGRATQTEVDIYRSLVDNMLAELPNGAGIQPPDLLVHVRVSLDTMLARIKKRGRPFEQIENDPALYEYYQDLNARYDQWFDDYDRSPKMQIDGDRYNFVEDPKARQAVVEQVQSALADLAQD; encoded by the coding sequence ATGATTGTACTAGCAGGCACGATTGGTGCCGGGAAAACCAGCCTAACCGAAATTTTGGCGCGGGAATTACCCGCCACGGCCTTCTATGAGAGTGTCGATGATAATCCGATTCTGCCCCTGTTTTATAAGGACCCCAAGCGTTACGGCTTCCTGCTGCAGATTTACTTTTTAAACAGTCGCCTGGATCAGATTCGGCAGGCCCAGGCCCTGCCGGCTAGTATCTTGGACCGTTCCATCTTTGAGGATGTTCTTTTATTCCAATTAAATGCTGATTTAGGCCGGGCAACCCAGACTGAGGTTGACATTTACCGGTCCCTGGTTGATAACATGTTGGCTGAATTGCCTAATGGCGCTGGTATTCAGCCACCCGACCTGCTGGTCCATGTCCGGGTCAGTCTGGATACCATGTTGGCCCGGATTAAAAAGCGCGGGCGTCCCTTTGAACAAATCGAAAATGACCCCGCTTTGTACGAGTACTACCAGGACTTAAACGCTCGTTATGACCAGTGGTTTGATGATTATGACCGTTCACCGAAGATGCAAATTGACGGTGACCGTTATAACTTCGTCGAAGATCCTAAGGCCCGCCAAGCGGTGGTTGAACAGGTCCAGTCAGCTTTAGCTGACCTGGCCCAGGATTAA
- a CDS encoding M15 family metallopeptidase, with protein sequence MQVLKSHKITAVLVAILVLLLVLGGADWAYQANTSRHKTQTGSATRSEKTLDAELPKGVKASDWDLVLVNRAHPQNPEKPFDKVTVDDKQVDARIVEPLEKFRQAAQAAGYPTTLVSGYRSIAYQQQVFDTVMAGHERDGMSPEEARKATAAVVQIPGSSEHQTGLAVDLAGDDALAKYPQLDAAMDQFPSQQWLIKNAPDYGFILHFLPGKEAEKETGIDYESWHFRYVGVANAQYMTKHHLTLEAYIEQLKKAGRN encoded by the coding sequence GTGCAAGTCTTAAAATCCCATAAAATTACTGCTGTGCTAGTTGCCATTCTGGTTTTGCTCTTAGTGCTGGGCGGAGCCGACTGGGCCTACCAGGCTAACACCAGCCGGCACAAAACTCAGACCGGTTCAGCGACTAGGTCTGAAAAGACCCTGGATGCGGAACTACCCAAGGGTGTGAAGGCCAGCGACTGGGACCTGGTCCTAGTCAACCGGGCCCATCCGCAGAATCCGGAAAAGCCCTTCGATAAGGTCACGGTCGATGACAAGCAGGTCGATGCGCGAATTGTTGAACCGCTGGAAAAGTTCCGGCAGGCAGCCCAGGCCGCCGGCTATCCAACGACCTTAGTTTCCGGTTACCGGTCGATCGCCTATCAGCAGCAAGTCTTTGACACGGTCATGGCTGGTCATGAGCGCGATGGTATGAGTCCAGAAGAAGCCCGCAAGGCGACCGCCGCCGTGGTTCAAATTCCTGGTTCATCGGAACATCAGACTGGTTTAGCGGTTGACTTAGCCGGAGATGATGCCCTGGCCAAGTATCCCCAGTTGGATGCGGCCATGGATCAGTTCCCTTCTCAGCAGTGGTTGATAAAAAACGCTCCTGACTACGGCTTTATCCTGCACTTCCTGCCAGGCAAGGAGGCCGAAAAGGAGACCGGGATTGACTATGAGTCCTGGCACTTCCGCTATGTCGGTGTGGCCAACGCCCAGTACATGACCAAGCACCACCTGACCCTGGAAGCCTACATTGAGCAGCTGAAAAAGGCCGGCCGCAACTAA
- a CDS encoding ROK family protein, with product MGLLGAIEAGGTKFVVAVGDHDFNIIKKEAFPTLDGEKTLDKVIAFFDQYPDIDAIGIAAFGPIDIVVGSRTFGRVLDTPKRGWSGYDFLGRMKAWRNIPYFWTTDVNGAGWAEFTTGAAKDVDNMVYLTIGTGVGAGIVVNGQLLSGYGHPEAGHIFLRKHPLDHYQGHCPFHGDQCLEGLACGPAIEDRWHQSARDIPDGDVAWDIEAYYLAQAALDYTMTLRPDKIVFGGGVPHRLNIFPLIRESFAEQMSDYLKVPPLDEYIVPVKNGDDAGILGCFYLAESLLASQAI from the coding sequence ATGGGACTTCTAGGTGCAATTGAGGCCGGTGGTACGAAGTTTGTGGTGGCAGTTGGTGACCACGACTTTAACATTATTAAAAAAGAAGCCTTTCCCACTTTAGATGGTGAGAAGACTTTAGACAAGGTGATTGCCTTCTTTGACCAGTATCCTGACATCGATGCCATCGGGATTGCGGCCTTTGGCCCAATCGATATTGTGGTGGGCTCGCGGACCTTTGGACGGGTGCTGGACACGCCTAAGCGCGGTTGGTCTGGCTACGACTTCTTAGGCCGGATGAAGGCTTGGCGTAACATTCCATATTTCTGGACGACCGACGTTAACGGTGCAGGTTGGGCCGAATTTACAACCGGTGCTGCTAAAGATGTCGACAACATGGTTTATCTAACGATTGGAACCGGGGTTGGGGCTGGTATTGTGGTCAACGGTCAGCTGCTTTCTGGCTATGGCCACCCCGAAGCCGGTCACATTTTCCTGCGCAAGCACCCACTTGATCACTACCAGGGTCACTGTCCTTTCCACGGAGACCAGTGTTTGGAAGGTCTGGCCTGCGGACCAGCCATTGAAGACCGCTGGCACCAGAGTGCCCGTGATATTCCAGACGGTGATGTTGCCTGGGATATCGAGGCCTATTACTTAGCCCAGGCGGCCTTGGACTACACCATGACCCTGCGGCCTGACAAGATTGTCTTTGGTGGGGGTGTACCGCACCGGCTTAACATCTTCCCATTGATTCGGGAGAGCTTTGCCGAGCAGATGAGTGACTACCTCAAAGTGCCACCTTTGGACGAGTACATTGTCCCAGTTAAAAACGGGGATGATGCCGGTATCCTGGGTTGCTTCTACCTGGCTGAAAGCCTGCTGGCAAGCCAAGCAATTTAA
- a CDS encoding type II CAAX endopeptidase family protein, translating to MRKKLSDLWFPTALSWLILGPILVALVDGIPAGAAMYGKPWPAVIVFVVCLLGALMLAYVLQRVTKTMIEKIEWRSVVIAFIACLLNLLLQVAMDHFFPGRPSNNQEIINQALKHLSGVNLVVFELSGIVIGPLIEEIVFRGWLVWATSKWYKVLQFILPTILFAWSHEPTRLVDWLTYGGMGALFMAVRFKTGKVQYSVMTHMGWNLFAVLA from the coding sequence ATGCGTAAAAAATTAAGCGATCTTTGGTTTCCCACCGCCCTGTCCTGGTTGATTTTAGGGCCAATCCTGGTTGCCCTGGTTGACGGTATTCCTGCGGGAGCCGCTATGTATGGAAAACCTTGGCCGGCGGTTATCGTATTCGTCGTATGCTTACTGGGCGCCCTGATGCTGGCCTATGTTTTGCAGCGGGTCACCAAGACAATGATTGAGAAAATCGAATGGCGATCGGTTGTAATCGCCTTCATTGCCTGCTTGCTGAACCTGCTACTCCAGGTGGCGATGGATCACTTTTTCCCGGGTCGACCTAGTAATAACCAAGAAATCATTAATCAAGCCCTGAAACATTTATCAGGCGTAAATCTGGTCGTCTTTGAGCTCAGCGGCATTGTCATTGGTCCCCTTATCGAGGAAATTGTCTTCCGCGGTTGGCTGGTCTGGGCAACGTCCAAGTGGTACAAGGTCCTGCAATTCATCCTGCCAACCATCCTCTTTGCCTGGTCACACGAACCCACCCGTCTGGTTGATTGGCTGACCTATGGTGGCATGGGGGCCTTGTTCATGGCTGTCCGCTTTAAAACTGGCAAGGTCCAGTACTCGGTTATGACGCACATGGGTTGGAACTTATTTGCTGTCTTGGCCTAG
- a CDS encoding type II CAAX endopeptidase family protein, whose protein sequence is MERIKSWHLPTVIFWLVVGYFMAGFLDGLPQFAGHYMPQHMWEMTLGTTLIIAGVIYYLQEKTGTVFAKIKWDYVWAAVLGFLLLLIYSIAVNVLLPHSLSNNQAGLDKELKALSGLNVVLFNLMLVIIGPAIEETFFRGWMMWAMDSWNKWLRFTIIVFLFACFHHPTRLIDWLAYGGMGAAFTLVRMWTGKVQYSFMTHALWNGLGALGSLAR, encoded by the coding sequence ATGGAAAGGATTAAAAGTTGGCATCTGCCGACCGTCATATTCTGGTTGGTTGTTGGTTACTTCATGGCGGGCTTTTTGGATGGTCTGCCTCAGTTTGCCGGCCATTACATGCCTCAGCATATGTGGGAGATGACTCTTGGTACCACCCTAATTATTGCGGGCGTGATTTACTACTTACAGGAGAAAACCGGTACTGTTTTTGCAAAAATTAAGTGGGATTACGTCTGGGCAGCGGTGCTTGGATTTCTTCTACTCTTAATCTACAGCATCGCAGTGAATGTCTTGTTGCCACACTCACTCAGTAACAACCAGGCTGGTCTAGATAAAGAACTTAAAGCCCTGTCAGGGTTAAATGTTGTTCTGTTTAACCTGATGTTGGTTATTATTGGGCCCGCGATTGAAGAAACTTTTTTCCGGGGCTGGATGATGTGGGCGATGGACAGCTGGAATAAGTGGTTACGCTTTACCATCATTGTCTTTTTATTTGCCTGCTTCCACCACCCAACTCGCTTGATAGATTGGTTAGCCTATGGCGGTATGGGGGCAGCTTTCACCCTGGTAAGGATGTGGACTGGCAAAGTCCAGTACTCCTTTATGACGCACGCCCTCTGGAATGGGTTGGGTGCCTTGGGAAGTTTGGCTCGCTAG